In one Solanum dulcamara chromosome 1, daSolDulc1.2, whole genome shotgun sequence genomic region, the following are encoded:
- the LOC129898946 gene encoding uncharacterized protein LOC129898946 isoform X1, with protein sequence MKQIEKTIKYLIGSRMTLLLEMENLWRRVPSQYYLNVQMQSFLLGKYSQCKLVSLSTFAIDLYSLICAYTNRNILIFSLGHVTLLDWITSPGTGSLRDLPHSTPAVKSEEEDSGGVICKKMIISLLEKLEYYDVVILKIPILVQLTSFIVSLIDMYTKLEAMVHVKAIFYD encoded by the exons ATGAAGCAAATTGAAAAGACAATCAAGTACCTAATTGGTTCTCGCATG ACTCTACTTTTGGAGATGGAAAATCTGTGGAGGAGGGTGCCGTCACAGTACTATTTGAACGTCCAGATGCAAAGTTTCCTGTTGGGCAAGTACTCTCAGTGCAAATTGGTATCACTTTCTACGTTTGCAATAGACTTGTACAGTCTGATATGTGCTTATACGAATCGTAACATTCTGATTTTTTCTCTTGGCCATGTTACTTTGTTGGATTGGATAACAAGTCCAGGGACGGGTTCTTTAAGGGACTTGCCACACTCTACACCTGCGGTGAAGAGTGAAGAGGAAGATAGTGGTGGAGTGATCTGCAAAAAGATGATAATTTCTCTACTTGAGAAATTGGAAtattatgatgttgttatactTAAGATTCCAATCTTGGTTCAACTCACATCTTTCATTGTATCTCTTATTGATATGTACACCAAACTTGAGGCTATGGTTCATGTTAAAGCAATTTTCTATGACTAA
- the LOC129898946 gene encoding uncharacterized protein LOC129898946 isoform X2, which produces MQEVLRAIVTLLLEMENLWRRVPSQYYLNVQMQSFLLGKYSQCKLVSLSTFAIDLYSLICAYTNRNILIFSLGHVTLLDWITSPGTGSLRDLPHSTPAVKSEEEDSGGVICKKMIISLLEKLEYYDVVILKIPILVQLTSFIVSLIDMYTKLEAMVHVKAIFYD; this is translated from the exons ATGCAGGAAGTACTCCGGGCAATTGTT ACTCTACTTTTGGAGATGGAAAATCTGTGGAGGAGGGTGCCGTCACAGTACTATTTGAACGTCCAGATGCAAAGTTTCCTGTTGGGCAAGTACTCTCAGTGCAAATTGGTATCACTTTCTACGTTTGCAATAGACTTGTACAGTCTGATATGTGCTTATACGAATCGTAACATTCTGATTTTTTCTCTTGGCCATGTTACTTTGTTGGATTGGATAACAAGTCCAGGGACGGGTTCTTTAAGGGACTTGCCACACTCTACACCTGCGGTGAAGAGTGAAGAGGAAGATAGTGGTGGAGTGATCTGCAAAAAGATGATAATTTCTCTACTTGAGAAATTGGAAtattatgatgttgttatactTAAGATTCCAATCTTGGTTCAACTCACATCTTTCATTGTATCTCTTATTGATATGTACACCAAACTTGAGGCTATGGTTCATGTTAAAGCAATTTTCTATGACTAA